In one Flammeovirga yaeyamensis genomic region, the following are encoded:
- a CDS encoding SusC/RagA family TonB-linked outer membrane protein: MNFTKNTKKPNFLLLYLTFFILFISGYEIQAQTVQLKGKVISSDDNLPLPGVNVLIQGTNSGTITNFDGEYQLMVERGDVLEFRFIGMETQVVVIKDQARVDVSLETSVKLLDELVKIGYGEQKKKEISGAVSHVKGDVIETFTTGDFGDALQGQIAGVSVSNTGAPGENAVIQIRGVSTVSDMAGATEPLYVVDGIPQNENPRLAPSEIETLDILKDLASCAIYGTRGANGVILITTKKGNKGKLNLSFNGTYGIKNITSDIPLMNSNEQIYFDIVKHRNMNGNHDGEMILPIGQRPEWFNNETDLRDVILLDNQPTQNYNLSVSGGSKGLTYNLTGGIYDDRGSVYNSGFSRKNARAGVRYKQGKWDINSSLAISSETTTRANPYLLLQMIRYKPYQPEVDPNRDDPVLSPGIGHSPESSIANQVVTTMRREDKLYRDRLQGNISIGYEFTENLNFRGNIGANSINDFRIQFNPFIPTYDSQGQLLSNNANSFVENSSGRRTGTSFDGRLTYAKKFGDHKFSAMLGASNEIYTSESFTARKYGVVDNSIRVLNGATLDAAATSGYNYTYKVIGTLGRLMYDYKGKYMFSMSGNYNGNSKFAKNNKWKFFPSVSGAWNVADEAFWDGMRGVTNNFKIRASHGQVGGQSFLPYTDEVTIQHGLDYPFGGAGNQALYFGAAQVRYANTEVQWETSIQNNFGIDVGFLDNKFTLVADIYHTEKADMLFPVQLPPSVGTGSGSNSKLTMNMGNMVNKGIEIALGYKGGNTKFNWSVNGTFTKNINEITNMNTDEFVYTSDNGLISGAEASSKVTVFAEGYEAGAFFLYKTDGIVKTTEQLEEFRKIKPDAQMGDLIYVDTNGDGEITDADRVYSGSGFSDWEAGLMVTLNWKGFDFMMHWYAAIGHQVMNGSSAQAYSEGRHKNQVSTWSEANPHSDIPAYRGGMKENDNFKAYTDLWLEDGSFVRLKNIQLGYTLPKSVLKKTGASNIRVFVSAQNPLTFTRYTGYDPEVAGNGVSSRGLDKGNYPISAMYLTGFKLNF; the protein is encoded by the coding sequence ATGAATTTTACAAAAAACACCAAAAAGCCTAATTTTTTACTGTTATATCTGACATTTTTTATTCTATTCATTTCAGGGTATGAAATACAAGCACAAACAGTACAATTAAAGGGTAAGGTGATCAGCAGCGACGACAATTTACCTTTGCCAGGGGTAAATGTTTTGATTCAAGGAACTAACTCCGGAACCATCACTAATTTTGATGGAGAATACCAACTGATGGTGGAAAGAGGAGATGTACTTGAATTCCGTTTTATTGGTATGGAAACTCAAGTGGTGGTTATTAAGGACCAAGCAAGAGTAGATGTGAGCCTAGAAACTAGTGTAAAACTTTTGGATGAACTAGTGAAAATTGGATATGGCGAACAAAAGAAGAAAGAAATTTCTGGAGCGGTATCACATGTAAAAGGAGATGTGATTGAAACGTTCACTACAGGTGATTTCGGTGATGCACTTCAAGGACAAATTGCTGGTGTAAGTGTGTCGAACACTGGTGCACCTGGAGAAAATGCAGTCATTCAGATTAGAGGTGTAAGTACCGTTTCTGATATGGCTGGGGCAACAGAACCTTTGTATGTGGTCGATGGAATTCCTCAAAATGAAAACCCTCGTTTAGCACCATCAGAAATTGAAACATTAGATATCTTAAAGGATTTAGCATCGTGTGCGATTTACGGTACAAGAGGTGCTAATGGCGTTATTCTAATTACTACTAAGAAAGGAAATAAAGGGAAGTTAAATTTATCGTTTAACGGAACATACGGTATCAAAAATATAACTTCTGATATACCGCTTATGAATTCAAATGAGCAAATATATTTTGATATCGTAAAACACCGTAATATGAATGGTAACCACGATGGAGAGATGATTTTACCCATCGGCCAAAGACCAGAATGGTTTAATAATGAAACGGATTTAAGAGATGTCATTTTATTAGATAATCAGCCAACACAAAATTACAACCTAAGTGTAAGTGGCGGTAGTAAAGGACTAACATATAACCTTACTGGTGGAATTTACGACGATAGAGGTTCTGTATATAACTCAGGTTTCTCAAGAAAAAATGCAAGAGCAGGTGTGCGTTACAAGCAAGGTAAATGGGATATTAATTCAAGTTTGGCCATTAGTTCAGAAACAACGACAAGAGCCAACCCTTATTTACTTTTACAAATGATTCGTTATAAACCGTATCAGCCAGAGGTAGATCCAAATAGAGATGATCCTGTTTTATCACCTGGTATTGGTCACTCTCCAGAATCATCGATTGCAAATCAGGTAGTTACAACAATGCGTAGAGAAGACAAGTTGTATCGCGATCGTTTACAAGGGAATATTAGTATTGGTTATGAGTTTACTGAAAACCTTAATTTTAGAGGTAATATTGGTGCTAACTCAATTAATGATTTTAGAATTCAGTTCAATCCATTTATTCCGACTTATGACTCACAAGGACAACTATTATCAAACAATGCCAATAGCTTTGTAGAAAACTCATCAGGAAGAAGAACAGGAACCTCATTCGATGGTCGTTTAACTTATGCCAAAAAATTTGGGGATCATAAATTCTCTGCCATGTTGGGTGCTTCCAACGAGATCTACACTAGTGAAAGTTTTACAGCCAGAAAATATGGAGTTGTAGATAACTCTATCAGAGTATTGAATGGGGCAACATTGGATGCCGCGGCAACATCAGGTTATAACTATACTTACAAAGTGATCGGTACACTAGGAAGATTAATGTATGACTACAAAGGGAAGTACATGTTCTCGATGAGTGGTAACTATAACGGTAATTCAAAGTTTGCGAAAAACAATAAATGGAAATTCTTCCCATCGGTATCTGGTGCTTGGAATGTGGCTGATGAAGCATTCTGGGATGGAATGAGAGGTGTCACAAACAATTTTAAAATTAGAGCATCTCATGGTCAGGTAGGTGGACAAAGCTTCTTGCCATACACAGACGAAGTGACCATTCAACATGGTTTAGATTATCCGTTTGGAGGTGCTGGAAACCAAGCGTTATACTTTGGTGCTGCACAAGTGAGATACGCCAATACAGAAGTACAATGGGAAACATCTATTCAAAATAACTTCGGTATCGACGTAGGCTTTTTAGATAATAAGTTCACTTTAGTCGCCGATATTTATCATACAGAAAAAGCAGATATGTTATTCCCAGTTCAACTTCCTCCTTCAGTGGGTACAGGTAGTGGATCCAACTCTAAACTGACAATGAACATGGGTAATATGGTGAATAAAGGTATTGAGATTGCCCTTGGTTATAAAGGTGGAAATACCAAATTTAATTGGAGTGTTAACGGTACTTTCACCAAGAACATCAACGAGATCACGAACATGAATACAGATGAATTTGTCTACACAAGTGACAACGGATTGATCTCTGGTGCTGAGGCAAGTTCTAAGGTAACTGTATTTGCAGAAGGATATGAGGCAGGGGCGTTTTTCTTATACAAAACTGACGGTATTGTGAAAACAACCGAACAATTGGAAGAGTTTAGAAAAATTAAACCCGATGCCCAAATGGGTGATTTGATCTATGTGGATACTAACGGCGATGGTGAAATTACAGATGCAGATAGAGTATATTCTGGTTCAGGATTTTCGGATTGGGAAGCAGGTTTAATGGTGACATTAAACTGGAAAGGATTTGATTTTATGATGCACTGGTATGCAGCAATTGGACATCAAGTGATGAATGGATCGAGTGCACAAGCCTACAGTGAAGGTCGTCATAAGAATCAGGTATCGACATGGTCGGAAGCGAACCCACATTCTGATATCCCAGCCTACAGAGGTGGAATGAAAGAGAACGATAACTTTAAAGCCTACACAGACCTTTGGTTAGAAGATGGATCTTTCGTTCGTCTTAAGAACATTCAACTTGGCTATACGCTACCGAAAAGTGTGTTGAAAAAAACAGGTGCGTCAAACATCAGAGTGTTTGTTTCGGCACAAAACCCACTCACTTTTACTAGATACACAGGTTACGATCCTGAGGTGGCTGGTAATGGTGTTTCATCAAGAGGTTTGGATAAAGGAAACTATCCAATTTCTGCCATGTATTTAACTGGATTTAAATTAAACTTCTAA
- a CDS encoding RagB/SusD family nutrient uptake outer membrane protein translates to MQTSNAYIKYSLLVIINIFLLGCSRDYLNEANPNEKPIEDYFNNLTESDKVLTATYATLMNHYVLNITEETWRSDMGYPGWNRPSPTNGDALIWYNHMYNDSSPSISKKWQALYEGIFRANQLIEGLNDQLKHMEEEPRWQEQMAQARMLRGVYHFYLYQSFNNGRVVIRDKVPQTLEEIMISVSPAEEVLAFIKKDFDYAYENLPISFSTESASIGRVNKGTAAMFLGNMYLFEGDYASAKSFYEEIIHNAEYGYELVTDSDLQFTTKGEMNKESIFEICYHAELRADLGNWDESRPSNRLARSAPGNLGGSREFLPSAWIAYAYEHEAMDEQDERNYYNDALGVKQLRNVPLRASAMIALVPDEQTTYYVTGNVPQQAGFRDNEYGYWKKYSNHDYLTHENSLPYGSLHSGKNVTVNRLAEAYLNLAECYIKESNVEKGLEYMNAIRKRWGLRLLGDGNGDTSHDYDGITYTADSLMHQLMYHDKPLELAVEGHMIRWIDLRRWGITKQNYQMRAEERYYLVGYRYVNPQGNFSWRGNSHLQPGDVPSGSNSIVVKDFEMASINFNPELHNYFPLPLSEIISNPNLDR, encoded by the coding sequence ATGCAAACATCTAACGCTTATATAAAATATAGCTTATTAGTAATTATCAATATATTCCTTTTAGGTTGTTCGAGGGATTATTTAAATGAAGCTAACCCAAACGAAAAACCAATTGAAGATTATTTCAATAATCTAACGGAGTCAGATAAGGTATTAACCGCCACCTATGCCACTCTAATGAATCATTATGTGTTAAACATTACAGAAGAGACATGGAGATCTGATATGGGCTACCCAGGGTGGAACCGACCTTCGCCAACCAATGGTGATGCACTTATTTGGTACAATCATATGTATAATGATTCTAGTCCATCGATTAGTAAAAAATGGCAAGCATTATACGAAGGTATCTTTAGAGCAAACCAATTGATTGAAGGATTAAATGATCAGTTGAAGCACATGGAGGAAGAACCTCGTTGGCAGGAACAAATGGCACAAGCTAGAATGCTTAGAGGTGTTTATCACTTTTATCTGTATCAATCATTTAACAATGGGCGTGTAGTGATACGCGATAAAGTGCCTCAAACGTTGGAGGAAATTATGATATCTGTTTCTCCTGCAGAAGAGGTATTGGCCTTCATCAAAAAAGATTTTGATTATGCCTATGAAAATCTACCTATTTCATTTTCTACAGAAAGCGCAAGTATAGGTAGAGTGAATAAAGGTACAGCAGCCATGTTTTTGGGAAATATGTACTTATTTGAAGGAGATTATGCATCTGCAAAATCTTTCTATGAGGAGATAATTCACAATGCCGAATATGGGTATGAATTGGTAACGGATAGTGATTTACAATTCACCACAAAAGGTGAAATGAACAAAGAATCCATTTTCGAGATCTGTTATCATGCTGAATTAAGAGCGGATTTAGGGAACTGGGATGAAAGTAGACCTTCTAACCGATTGGCAAGATCTGCTCCTGGTAACTTAGGTGGATCGAGAGAATTTCTTCCTTCAGCTTGGATTGCCTATGCTTATGAGCATGAGGCAATGGACGAGCAAGATGAGAGAAATTATTACAACGATGCTTTGGGTGTGAAACAGTTAAGAAACGTACCGCTTAGAGCATCAGCAATGATCGCTTTAGTTCCTGATGAGCAAACTACTTATTACGTGACAGGAAACGTTCCTCAACAAGCAGGTTTTAGAGATAATGAATACGGGTATTGGAAGAAATATTCTAACCACGATTATTTAACTCACGAAAATTCATTGCCGTACGGATCATTACACTCTGGTAAAAATGTAACAGTCAATCGTCTAGCAGAAGCTTATCTGAACTTAGCAGAATGCTATATCAAAGAGAGCAATGTAGAAAAAGGTCTAGAATATATGAACGCCATCAGAAAAAGATGGGGATTAAGATTATTAGGTGACGGAAACGGTGATACATCACATGATTATGATGGAATTACATATACCGCAGACAGTTTGATGCATCAATTAATGTATCATGATAAACCATTAGAGTTAGCCGTGGAAGGTCATATGATCCGATGGATTGATTTAAGAAGATGGGGAATTACCAAACAAAATTACCAAATGAGAGCCGAGGAAAGATATTACTTGGTAGGATATAGATATGTCAACCCACAAGGTAATTTTAGCTGGAGAGGAAATTCACATTTACAACCTGGCGATGTACCAAGTGGAAGTAATTCCATTGTAGTCAAAGATTTTGAAATGGCATCGATTAATTTCAATCCAGAACTGCACAATTATTTTCCTTTGCCATTATCCGAAATCATATCAAATCCTAACCTAGATAGATAG
- a CDS encoding hybrid sensor histidine kinase/response regulator transcription factor: MSDGLSHYGVTSILEDHNGLLWLGTFDGLNCFNGYDFKVFRNTGKVESITNNRVRSLYQDKNNNIWVGTERGISLYNYKDQSFYTLYEAESAEVHINGSTINHIFKYQHQIVCVSEHNGLYFFDEETYELQKFITIESQKKNGFYYYGMVQLDHHIILSTIDGLVIYNLEKDTHRKIKLAGLKNTRGITITPDKKHVFIAGNSGIYKYEVNEDSDQILSFEDKYFTKIRFRSIYCAEDNQLYLGHISTGLDVIEDYHELKRGVQLSKYKNKVSLPLDRVSVYAINKKSGDWIASFTEGIYHINNRFQDFSNFKIPNNTKQRFPKKSQVLSINQFDENTLLFNVNFRGIYCYDIAQNQFCAIDNRLKNFDAKHISNLFLDNEGNKWIKSNYNLGHIYFQKKEDDRWLEIKDSRFPFLGKLNIKSVAKDRLGYYWLATNEGLFRLEIKNNKLIDAQELSKFKQQTKNLSSEMRYVYVDPLVDVVWVGTRLNGLIRIQNKDLPLDELATEQYVHSSKNPNSISSNHITSILRLPNKELWIGTERGGVCRVEQDASTYTFTSFREKEGLDNNVVKSILSDANNNLWISTNKGLNVLNTKTFVIRNFSKEDGIFVAPFENTSALLDDGKMVFGGANGFCIFHPDSISDESYPDLRLGELKVYNQEVQPNKTVDDHIILTQNLNSTDHFSLNYDQNVFSIEMLSLHYSNPKSHLLKYRLLPSEKEWVEVTSDLKTASFNSLPPGNYTFEVATSNSNKDYGQIKSIAIEIKPPYWKTTWAYIIYVVLGVAIIGVTIKFLLHLTNLKHQLQIEQLEHNKLEELNKTKQQMFMNISHEFRTPLTLISGPIQVLLKMFSSHKEAFEHLDLISRQSKKMYQLVNQVQDFNKAEQSLLKLQLQSFDLIELLTNVKEDFDPLAKKQNKTFHLKGEANKLFINADYSKLEIVLNNLLNNAFKFTKEKDSIIIEYSSNSNGIDLYITDSGQGISEQDVPFIFDRFYQSKTNTSTIGSGIGLAFSKKLVDLHFGSIKVTSNEKEGTTFHVFIPTKVSKESQFNEVRLTQLLEEESHEERQKLLPDNLVLPEIKIDENLKDQTIFYVEDNLDLREFVQSVLSDHFNIKAFDNGRKCLDHLEKEWPDLLLSDILMPELNGLELCKSLKLDIRTSHIPVILLTSKSSIEDQISGLEIGADAYITKPFDMKHLITSIQMLLKNRMLLRERFKIDVPIELERKSTDKNDKIFIDKLYQLMEDNYSNEELDINFFAKELYLNRTHFYQKVKAITNHTPLELLRMFRLKKAAELLVQEKIPVSEVYLLTGFKSRTHFTKMFKDTYGLTPGKYGKSSAIEKDKKVMM, encoded by the coding sequence ATGAGTGATGGATTATCTCATTATGGGGTAACGTCTATTTTAGAAGATCACAATGGTTTGTTGTGGCTAGGTACTTTCGACGGACTAAATTGCTTTAATGGATATGATTTTAAGGTATTTAGGAATACAGGAAAGGTAGAAAGTATTACCAATAATCGAGTTCGATCGTTGTACCAAGATAAAAATAACAACATTTGGGTAGGTACAGAACGAGGTATTTCCTTATACAATTATAAAGACCAGAGTTTCTATACGTTATACGAAGCAGAGTCTGCAGAAGTACATATTAACGGTTCTACCATCAACCACATATTTAAGTATCAACATCAAATAGTTTGTGTGTCTGAACACAATGGTTTGTACTTTTTTGATGAGGAAACCTATGAGCTTCAGAAGTTTATCACTATTGAAAGTCAGAAAAAGAATGGCTTTTATTACTATGGCATGGTGCAGTTGGATCATCATATCATTTTATCAACTATTGACGGGTTAGTTATCTACAATTTAGAAAAAGATACACATAGGAAAATTAAATTAGCGGGTCTAAAAAATACAAGGGGGATAACGATCACTCCCGATAAAAAACATGTATTTATTGCTGGGAATTCCGGTATTTACAAATATGAAGTAAACGAGGATAGTGATCAGATTCTTTCCTTTGAGGATAAATATTTTACTAAAATTAGATTTAGAAGTATCTACTGTGCCGAAGATAATCAGCTTTATTTAGGTCATATTTCTACAGGTTTAGATGTGATTGAAGATTATCATGAATTGAAACGAGGAGTACAGCTCAGTAAGTATAAAAATAAAGTAAGCTTACCGTTGGATAGGGTGAGTGTTTATGCCATCAATAAAAAAAGCGGAGATTGGATCGCATCATTTACTGAGGGGATCTATCATATCAATAACAGATTTCAAGATTTCAGTAATTTCAAAATTCCGAATAATACTAAGCAACGTTTTCCGAAGAAGAGTCAGGTTTTAAGTATCAATCAATTTGATGAAAACACCTTATTGTTTAACGTTAATTTCAGAGGAATTTACTGTTATGATATCGCTCAAAATCAATTTTGTGCTATTGATAATCGATTGAAAAATTTTGATGCCAAGCATATTAGTAATCTATTTTTAGATAATGAGGGGAATAAATGGATCAAGAGTAACTATAATCTTGGGCATATTTATTTTCAGAAAAAGGAGGACGATCGATGGTTGGAAATTAAAGATAGTAGATTTCCTTTCTTAGGGAAACTGAATATAAAATCTGTTGCCAAAGATCGATTGGGTTATTATTGGTTAGCCACCAACGAGGGGTTGTTTCGATTGGAAATTAAAAATAACAAGTTAATTGATGCACAAGAGTTGAGTAAATTCAAACAGCAAACGAAGAATTTATCCAGCGAAATGAGATATGTGTATGTTGATCCGTTAGTCGACGTTGTGTGGGTAGGCACACGGTTGAATGGATTGATTCGTATACAGAATAAAGATTTACCATTAGATGAGTTAGCAACAGAACAGTATGTGCATTCATCGAAAAATCCGAATTCGATATCAAGTAACCACATTACCTCTATTCTTCGATTACCAAATAAAGAACTTTGGATAGGAACTGAAAGAGGTGGAGTTTGTCGAGTAGAACAAGATGCATCCACTTATACTTTTACATCATTTAGAGAGAAAGAGGGGTTAGATAATAATGTGGTAAAATCCATATTATCTGATGCTAATAATAACCTTTGGATAAGCACGAATAAAGGATTAAACGTTCTGAATACAAAAACCTTTGTAATCAGAAACTTTAGTAAGGAAGACGGTATTTTTGTTGCACCTTTCGAAAATACATCTGCATTGTTAGATGATGGAAAGATGGTATTTGGAGGTGCAAATGGATTCTGTATTTTTCATCCCGATAGTATCTCGGATGAGTCTTATCCTGATTTAAGACTTGGAGAACTAAAGGTGTATAATCAAGAAGTACAACCCAATAAAACAGTAGATGATCATATCATTCTCACTCAAAACCTCAATAGTACAGATCATTTCTCTTTGAACTATGATCAGAATGTATTTTCTATTGAGATGTTGTCTCTGCATTACAGTAATCCTAAAAGTCACTTACTAAAATACAGACTCTTACCGAGTGAAAAAGAATGGGTGGAAGTTACTTCTGATCTAAAAACAGCTAGTTTTAATAGTTTGCCTCCTGGAAATTATACGTTCGAGGTAGCGACTTCTAATTCGAATAAAGACTACGGACAAATAAAAAGTATTGCCATAGAGATTAAGCCACCTTATTGGAAAACAACTTGGGCGTATATTATTTATGTGGTACTTGGAGTAGCAATTATAGGTGTTACTATAAAGTTTTTGCTTCATCTTACGAATCTAAAACATCAGTTGCAGATTGAACAGTTAGAACACAACAAGCTAGAAGAACTAAACAAGACCAAGCAACAGATGTTCATGAACATCTCCCATGAATTTAGAACTCCACTTACTTTAATATCTGGACCGATACAGGTGTTATTAAAAATGTTCAGTTCGCATAAAGAAGCATTTGAGCATTTGGACTTAATTAGTAGACAGTCTAAAAAAATGTATCAGTTGGTCAATCAGGTACAAGATTTTAATAAGGCCGAACAAAGTTTACTAAAATTACAGTTGCAGTCTTTCGATCTTATCGAGTTACTCACCAATGTGAAAGAAGATTTTGATCCTTTGGCAAAAAAGCAGAATAAGACGTTTCACCTAAAGGGAGAAGCGAATAAATTATTCATCAATGCAGATTATAGTAAATTAGAAATCGTACTGAATAACCTATTGAATAATGCTTTTAAGTTTACCAAGGAAAAGGATTCGATTATCATAGAGTATTCGTCTAATTCAAATGGAATCGATTTGTACATTACAGATAGTGGACAAGGGATATCCGAACAAGATGTACCATTTATTTTTGATAGATTTTATCAATCGAAAACCAACACCTCGACGATAGGATCGGGAATTGGCCTTGCGTTTTCTAAAAAGTTAGTGGATCTGCATTTTGGATCAATTAAAGTGACTAGTAATGAGAAAGAGGGGACGACTTTCCATGTCTTTATTCCAACAAAAGTGAGCAAAGAGAGTCAGTTTAACGAGGTGAGACTAACCCAACTATTAGAAGAAGAAAGCCACGAAGAAAGACAGAAATTACTTCCTGATAATTTAGTCCTTCCAGAAATAAAGATTGATGAAAACCTCAAAGATCAAACTATATTTTATGTTGAAGATAATCTAGATCTTAGAGAATTTGTACAATCGGTCTTAAGTGATCACTTTAATATTAAAGCTTTTGATAATGGCAGAAAGTGTTTAGATCATTTAGAAAAAGAATGGCCTGACTTATTGCTATCGGATATTCTGATGCCGGAATTAAATGGTTTAGAGTTATGTAAATCATTAAAGTTGGATATTCGAACGAGTCATATTCCGGTGATTCTATTAACTTCAAAATCGAGTATTGAAGATCAAATAAGTGGTTTGGAAATAGGTGCAGATGCTTACATCACCAAACCTTTTGATATGAAACACTTAATTACTTCTATACAAATGCTCCTCAAAAATAGAATGCTTTTGAGAGAGCGTTTTAAGATTGATGTACCTATTGAGTTAGAAAGAAAATCAACCGATAAAAACGATAAGATTTTTATAGATAAACTCTATCAATTGATGGAGGACAACTATTCTAACGAAGAACTAGATATTAATTTCTTTGCTAAAGAATTGTACTTAAATAGAACTCATTTTTATCAGAAAGTAAAAGCAATAACAAACCATACTCCTCTAGAGTTATTGCGTATGTTTAGACTTAAAAAAGCTGCAGAGTTGTTGGTTCAAGAAAAAATACCAGTATCAGAAGTGTATCTTCTTACAGGTTTTAAAAGCCGAACTCACTTTACTAAAATGTTTAAAGATACCTATGGACTCACTCCTGGTAAATATGGAAAATCATCAGCAATAGAGAAGGATAAAAAAGTGATGATGTAG